The following DNA comes from Flavisolibacter ginsenosidimutans.
AAATATACAACCAATTCTGCTTTAACCAGCGATGCCCGCAGGATAACACAGGTGAACTTTTCTGGACGCCTTCTTTCTGCTTTTGCACCGCTCCACACAGGCTGCGTTAAAGTTTTTTGCTTAATCAAACGATAAAACAACCGCTGAACGGCTGCATTTTTCATTCGTGGCACAATTGCGGATAACGACTTGTTGCAAACATTTTCTTACCCATTAAAACGCAAACTATGCAACGCCCTTTTTACGCACTTCTTCTCCTTGCTTCTGCTTTTGCTTTTACCAGTTGTCAAAAGACAAACGTTATTGCTAATGAACAAAACATCGAAGGCACGTGGGCCGTTACCGGCATTCGGTCGGACAGAGCGTATGATTTTAACGGCGACGGTTATTCGGAAACAGACATCTACGGTTCGTACAACTCTTGTCAGCGAGACATTGTTGTGGTTTTTCAACCGAACGGTTACGGGCAAATGCGGCAAGGTTGTAACGCAGGCTGGCAAAATACAAGCTGGCAGCTAACAAACGGCAACCGCAACCTGGACATTGCCTTGCCGAACGACGATTTGAACCTTTCGCTTCAGCAATTGGATAACTACACCATTCGCGGCGTCGATCAAGTGCAGATCAACGGCAATTATTTCAACATCACGTACACGCTTCAGCGGCAATAAAATCTTGCGGGGTTTGAAGTTTGAGGTTAGCGTAATAAGAGCCGGTGTAGGTCATTATTTATTTTCGAAAAAAGGACGAAAGAAACGCTATATAAAACAAAACATCGACCATCAAACTTTGATTCCGTTCATTCAAACTTTTTCAATTTGTAATTGGTGAACTCGTAACTCGCCGTGGTGACGGGCCCTTTCTTCAAACGATGCCAGCAACCAAGCAATGGTTCATCCACGTTGCGCAATACGTAAATGCTTTGTGCCGGCGTATAGCCTTCTACCAGCTTGTATAATTTTTCTCCTGATGCCGTTGTTGCTTCGTCGGTAATGATAAAGCAATGACCGGGGCTGCCGGCTTTTATTACAACGGTGCCGATGGCAAAATCATCTGCGTCTTTTAATTCGTTCGATAACGAGATGGTACTGGCGTACGTATAAACAATGTCGAGATACTTGCGCAGCGAAGAGTGATCTTTTGCTTTGGGTGATACAGAAACAAACCGAACGCCATTGCCCCTTGCTACTGGAATATTTCCTTTGCAATAAGCGTTGAAACTGTAGGCTTCACCGCTGACAAAATGGAAAGAGATTTCATCAAGCCGTTTTCTTACAAACAAATACTCGGCGCGAAGCCGCATGAGGGCATCGGCGCATTGCTGCAGGTCTTGCGTGCCCACGTCGTAATTGATCACGGCAAAATGTTTTTCCTGGTTTGCAACGGGCTTGCCTTTAAAATCAAGTACCGGTGCATTTTTCTCCGGCAAGTGTTGAAGAAAATATTCCCAACTGCTGCTGTCTTTTATCTCTCTTGATACGATTGTAGAAAGACGCATTGAATCTTTTGCACTTTCTTTCCTGGCGAATGAAGCATTGTCCGTGCACGAAAAACAGGACAGTGTAAGAAGAAGCAAGGCAGTGCGTTTCATTACAGCGGTTTGTAAGAAGATGCAAACGCCGTATGTTTCCATAACCGGCAATCGGCAAACGGGAATCAGCCACAAAGCACTTTAACAAACACAGCCTATCGTTTGATAGGCTGTGTTTGTTTCTTCCGTTGCCGGTTGCCGTCTCAAGTAGGCACGTTGCTCAACCGCATAACGGGTTCTTTCGGTTGCGAGGCCGTTTCGGTTGTGAGGTTCACGTCTACGCGAATGCCTTTCAGTCCGCTGATGCCTTGCGTGTCTTCCAAATCAAGGTGCTCGATGTTCTCGCCCAACAAGCCTTCGTTCTGCAAAAACTCAATGTACTCGGTGTACTCCAAAAGTTCTTTGTGCTGCGAGTAAACGATGGCGATTTTGCCGGGTTGCGTGAGGCGTTCTTCCGAGTCGCGCAGGTGCACTTTGTCAATGCGCTTTTTGATGATCTCGTAGCGAATGTTGTAGGCGCCGTCCACGTCAAACTTGCGCTCTTTCCTTCGAAATGAAATGGAAAGCGGAATGGCGTGCGCCAAAATCAATTGCGTGGTTTGCAAAGGAAGCGGCAAGCGTTTTTCCAGCGAAGCCGTGAGCCTTGCAGCCTTGGCTAAAAAGCTCAGTTGCCACAGCTTCAGGTTGCGCACGTACATTTCGTTAAACGACTTGTGCGGCGAAAGCGATTGACCAATGTAAATGTTGAACTCCACA
Coding sequences within:
- a CDS encoding DUF4846 domain-containing protein, whose amino-acid sequence is MKRTALLLLTLSCFSCTDNASFARKESAKDSMRLSTIVSREIKDSSSWEYFLQHLPEKNAPVLDFKGKPVANQEKHFAVINYDVGTQDLQQCADALMRLRAEYLFVRKRLDEISFHFVSGEAYSFNAYCKGNIPVARGNGVRFVSVSPKAKDHSSLRKYLDIVYTYASTISLSNELKDADDFAIGTVVIKAGSPGHCFIITDEATTASGEKLYKLVEGYTPAQSIYVLRNVDEPLLGCWHRLKKGPVTTASYEFTNYKLKKFE